One genomic segment of Microbacterium sp. ProA8 includes these proteins:
- the whiA gene encoding DNA-binding protein WhiA produces MSLTADVKAELITVRDPRPTARVAELTSLLRFSGGLHSIANRVAVEAELDSDILARRTARDLVELYGVRPELVHVQGSGARTGSHYAVRVIEGGETLARQTGLLDQRRRPVRGLPNKLTTGSRGDLAAIWRGAFLAAGSLTDPGRSAALEITCPSSEAAMALVGAAHRLGIAGKAREVRGIPRVVVREGEAIRAALAAMGAMRAAAEWDQMRQRREVRAGVNRLVNFDDANLRRSAQAAVAACARVERALAILGDEVPEHLRQAGDLRLAHRDASLDELGHHADPPLTKDAVAGRIRRLLAMADKKAEIEGLPGTESAVPAGIED; encoded by the coding sequence GTGTCGCTGACCGCTGACGTGAAGGCCGAGCTGATCACCGTGCGAGACCCGCGCCCCACCGCGCGGGTCGCCGAGCTCACGTCGCTGCTGCGATTCTCGGGAGGCCTGCACTCGATCGCGAACCGCGTCGCGGTCGAGGCCGAGCTGGACTCCGACATCCTCGCCCGGCGCACCGCCCGCGACCTCGTCGAGCTGTACGGCGTGCGGCCCGAGCTCGTGCACGTCCAGGGCTCGGGTGCCCGCACCGGCAGCCACTACGCCGTGCGCGTCATCGAAGGCGGCGAGACGCTCGCCCGCCAGACCGGCCTGCTCGACCAGCGGCGGCGACCCGTCCGCGGGCTTCCCAACAAGCTCACCACGGGCTCGCGCGGGGATCTCGCCGCCATCTGGCGGGGCGCGTTCCTCGCCGCCGGCTCGCTCACCGACCCCGGCCGCTCCGCCGCCCTCGAAATCACCTGCCCGTCGTCCGAGGCCGCGATGGCGCTCGTGGGCGCGGCCCACCGCCTCGGCATCGCAGGCAAGGCCCGCGAGGTTCGCGGCATCCCGCGGGTCGTCGTGCGCGAGGGAGAGGCGATCCGCGCCGCCCTCGCCGCCATGGGCGCCATGCGCGCCGCGGCCGAGTGGGACCAGATGCGTCAGCGCCGCGAGGTGCGCGCGGGCGTCAACCGGCTCGTCAACTTCGACGACGCCAACCTCCGCCGCTCGGCGCAGGCCGCCGTGGCCGCCTGCGCGCGCGTGGAACGGGCCCTCGCCATCCTCGGCGACGAGGTGCCCGAGCACCTGCGTCAGGCGGGCGATCTGCGACTCGCGCACCGGGATGCGAGCCTGGACGAGCTGGGACACCACGCGGACCCGCCGCTGACGAAGGATGCCGTGGCCGGCCGCATCCGCCGGCTCCTCGCGATGGCCGACAAGAAGGCCGAGATCGAGGGTCTGCCCGGCACCGAGTCCGCCGTGCCCGCGGGCATCGAGGACTGA
- a CDS encoding Fe-Mn family superoxide dismutase, whose amino-acid sequence MAKYTLPDLPYDYAALEPHISGKIMELHHSKHHQAYVTGANTALEQLAEARDSGNLANVNKLEKDLAFNLGGHVNHSIFWTNLSPEGGGEPEGELRAAIDEFFGGFDKFQAHFTAAATGIQGSGWAVLSWDAIGEQLIIQQLFDQQSNTAQGTIPVFQLDMWEHAFYLDYLNVKADYVKAVWNIANWQNVAQRLDAARQKTSGLLVLS is encoded by the coding sequence ATGGCGAAGTACACCTTGCCCGACCTCCCTTACGACTACGCCGCCCTGGAGCCGCACATCAGCGGCAAGATCATGGAGCTGCACCACAGCAAGCACCACCAGGCGTACGTCACCGGCGCGAACACCGCGCTGGAGCAGCTGGCCGAGGCGCGTGATTCCGGCAACCTGGCGAACGTGAACAAGCTCGAGAAGGACCTCGCGTTCAACCTCGGCGGGCACGTCAACCACTCGATCTTCTGGACCAACCTGTCGCCCGAGGGCGGCGGAGAGCCCGAGGGCGAGCTGCGTGCCGCGATCGACGAGTTCTTCGGCGGCTTCGACAAGTTCCAGGCGCACTTCACCGCCGCCGCGACCGGCATCCAGGGTTCCGGCTGGGCCGTCCTCAGCTGGGACGCGATCGGCGAGCAGCTCATCATCCAGCAGCTGTTCGACCAGCAGAGCAACACCGCGCAGGGCACGATCCCGGTGTTCCAGCTCGACATGTGGGAGCACGCCTTCTACCTCGACTACCTCAACGTCAAGGCTGACTACGTCAAGGCCGTCTGGAACATCGCCAACTGGCAGAACGTCGCCCAGCGCCTCGACGCCGCCCGTCAGAAGACGTCGGGCCTGCTGGTACTGTCCTAA
- the gap gene encoding type I glyceraldehyde-3-phosphate dehydrogenase gives MTVKIGINGFGRIGRNYLRAALAQGADLEIVAVNDLTDNKTLAHLLKYDSVGGPLSESVSYDGDSITVGGKAIKVFEERDPANLPWGELGVDIVIESTGRFTKADDAKKHIAGGAKKVLISAPATGDDVTIVMGVNEGEYDPENHVIISNASCTTNCLAPLAKVFNDAFGIERGFMMTAHAYTADQNLQDGPHSDLRRARAAAINIVPASTGAAKAIGHVLPELNGKLSGSSYRVPVPTGSIVDLTIVTPTEGLTVEQVNEAYKAAAAEGRLAGYLEYTEDPIVSSDIQLNPHSSIFDSELTNVSGNLVKVSAWYDNEWGYSNRLVDLTEYVAERL, from the coding sequence GTGACTGTCAAGATCGGCATCAACGGCTTCGGCCGCATCGGACGCAACTACCTCCGCGCGGCTCTCGCGCAGGGTGCGGACCTCGAAATCGTGGCGGTGAACGACCTCACCGACAACAAGACGCTCGCCCACCTGCTGAAGTACGACTCGGTCGGCGGCCCGCTCAGCGAGTCCGTCTCGTACGACGGCGACTCGATCACCGTCGGCGGCAAGGCCATCAAGGTCTTCGAAGAGCGCGACCCCGCGAACCTGCCCTGGGGCGAGCTCGGCGTCGACATCGTCATCGAGTCGACCGGACGCTTCACCAAGGCCGACGACGCCAAGAAGCACATCGCCGGCGGCGCCAAGAAGGTGCTCATCTCCGCTCCGGCGACCGGCGACGACGTCACCATCGTGATGGGCGTCAACGAGGGCGAGTACGACCCCGAGAACCACGTGATCATCTCGAACGCGTCGTGCACGACGAACTGCCTCGCACCCCTGGCGAAGGTCTTCAACGACGCGTTCGGCATCGAGCGCGGCTTCATGATGACCGCTCACGCCTACACGGCCGACCAGAACCTGCAGGACGGCCCCCACAGCGACCTGCGCCGTGCCCGCGCCGCCGCGATCAACATCGTGCCCGCGTCGACCGGTGCGGCCAAGGCCATCGGCCACGTGCTGCCCGAGCTGAACGGCAAGCTGAGCGGCTCCTCCTACCGGGTGCCGGTGCCGACCGGCTCGATCGTCGACCTGACGATCGTCACGCCCACCGAGGGCCTCACGGTCGAGCAGGTCAACGAGGCGTACAAGGCGGCTGCCGCCGAGGGTCGTCTCGCCGGGTACCTCGAGTACACCGAGGACCCGATCGTCTCCAGCGACATCCAGCTGAACCCGCACTCGTCGATCTTCGACTCGGAGCTGACGAACGTCAGCGGCAACCTGGTCAAGGTGTCGGCCTGGTACGACAACGAGTGGGGCTACTCCAACCGTCTCGTCGACCTCACCGAGTACGTGGCCGAGCGCCTCTAA
- a CDS encoding phosphoglycerate kinase: MALRTLDSLGSLAGKRVIVRCDLNVPLKGAVIADDGRVRASLPTLNALINQGARLVVCSHLGRPEGAPDAKYSLAPVAQRLAELLGKPVAFARDTVGESAHEAVAALEDGDVAVIENLRFNPGETSKDEGERRAFAEQLAGLGDALVSDGFGVVHRKQASVYDLAEILPSAAGLLIATELDVLDRLTENPERPYTVVLGGSKVSDKLGVISHLLPRVDRLLIGGGMLFTFLAAQGHKVGSSLLEADQLDTVREYMRRAEESGVELVLPTDVVVASKFGADAEHVVTRADQIEETPFGASGLGLDIGPDTAARFADLVRGSKTVFWNGPMGVFELAPFAAGTKAVAQALTEVDGLSVVGGGDSAAAVRQLGFADDAFGHISTGGGASLEFLEGKKLPGLEVLGWQ; the protein is encoded by the coding sequence ATGGCTCTGCGCACCCTCGATTCGCTGGGTTCGCTCGCAGGCAAGCGCGTCATCGTCCGCTGTGACCTCAACGTTCCTCTCAAGGGCGCGGTCATTGCGGACGATGGCCGTGTGCGGGCATCCCTTCCCACGCTCAACGCCCTGATCAACCAGGGTGCACGGCTCGTCGTCTGCTCGCACCTCGGCCGCCCCGAGGGCGCGCCGGACGCGAAGTACAGTCTCGCCCCGGTCGCACAGCGGCTGGCGGAGCTGCTCGGCAAGCCCGTCGCCTTCGCCCGCGACACCGTCGGCGAGTCGGCCCACGAGGCCGTCGCGGCCCTCGAGGACGGCGACGTCGCGGTCATCGAGAACCTCCGGTTCAACCCGGGCGAGACCTCGAAGGACGAGGGGGAGCGCCGCGCCTTCGCCGAACAGCTCGCCGGACTCGGCGACGCCCTCGTCTCGGACGGCTTCGGTGTCGTACACCGCAAGCAGGCCTCGGTGTACGACCTCGCAGAGATCCTGCCGTCCGCGGCCGGCCTGCTGATCGCCACCGAGCTGGACGTCCTCGATCGCCTCACCGAGAACCCCGAGCGGCCGTACACCGTCGTCCTCGGCGGCTCGAAGGTCAGCGACAAGCTGGGCGTCATCTCGCATCTGCTCCCGCGCGTCGACCGGCTGCTGATCGGCGGCGGAATGCTCTTCACGTTCCTCGCCGCGCAGGGGCACAAGGTCGGCTCGAGCCTGCTCGAGGCAGACCAGCTCGACACCGTCCGCGAGTACATGCGCCGCGCCGAGGAGTCGGGCGTGGAGCTCGTGCTGCCGACCGACGTCGTGGTGGCCTCGAAGTTCGGCGCCGACGCGGAGCACGTGGTGACGCGCGCCGATCAGATCGAAGAGACGCCGTTCGGCGCATCCGGTCTGGGGCTCGACATCGGTCCCGACACGGCGGCTCGCTTCGCGGACCTCGTCCGCGGGTCGAAGACGGTCTTCTGGAACGGCCCGATGGGCGTGTTCGAGCTCGCGCCCTTCGCGGCAGGCACCAAGGCCGTCGCGCAGGCGCTCACCGAGGTCGACGGCCTGTCGGTCGTCGGCGGTGGAGATTCCGCCGCGGCCGTCCGCCAGCTCGGGTTCGCCGACGACGCCTTCGGTCACATCTCGACCGGCGGCGGCGCCAGCCTCGAGTTCCTCGAGGGCAAGAAGCTTCCCGGACTGGAGGTCCTCGGATGGCAGTAG
- the tpiA gene encoding triose-phosphate isomerase: MAVDSAGSTAAAQTRRTPLIAGNWKMNLDHLQAVAFVQKLHWTLKDAKHEDGSVEVAVFPPFTDIRTVQTLLDADKIPFALGAQDISSHDSGAYTGEISGAFLAKLDNRYVIIGHSERREYHHEGDDLVAAKVQAALKHGLVPVICVGETAEDLEKHGASAVPVGQLRIALEGVKPDADIVVAYEPVWAIGSGQAATPEQAQEVCAKLREVIAEKLGPDAAARTRVLYGGSVKAANIASFMREPDVDGALVGGASLVVDEFAAIIRYQKHVGV; the protein is encoded by the coding sequence ATGGCAGTAGACAGCGCTGGTTCAACGGCTGCTGCGCAGACCAGGCGCACCCCGCTCATCGCCGGCAACTGGAAGATGAACCTCGACCACCTGCAGGCGGTCGCGTTCGTTCAGAAGCTGCACTGGACGCTTAAGGACGCGAAGCACGAGGACGGCTCGGTCGAGGTGGCGGTCTTCCCGCCGTTCACCGACATCCGCACGGTGCAGACGCTCCTCGACGCCGACAAGATCCCGTTCGCCCTCGGCGCGCAGGACATCTCGTCGCACGACTCCGGCGCCTACACCGGCGAGATCTCGGGCGCCTTCCTCGCGAAGCTCGACAACCGCTACGTGATCATCGGCCACTCCGAGCGCCGCGAGTACCACCACGAGGGCGACGACCTCGTCGCCGCGAAGGTGCAGGCAGCGCTGAAGCACGGGCTGGTCCCGGTGATCTGCGTGGGCGAGACGGCTGAGGACCTCGAGAAGCACGGCGCCAGCGCCGTGCCGGTGGGCCAGCTCCGGATCGCGCTCGAAGGCGTGAAGCCGGATGCCGACATCGTCGTGGCCTACGAGCCGGTCTGGGCCATCGGGTCCGGTCAGGCGGCGACGCCCGAGCAGGCGCAGGAGGTCTGCGCGAAGCTTCGCGAGGTCATCGCCGAGAAGCTCGGACCGGATGCCGCGGCCCGTACCCGCGTGCTCTACGGCGGGTCGGTGAAGGCCGCGAACATCGCGAGCTTCATGCGCGAGCCGGACGTGGACGGTGCGCTGGTCGGCGGGGCGAGCCTCGTCGTCGACGAGTTCGCGGCCATCATCCGGTACCAGAAGCACGTCGGCGTCTGA
- the secG gene encoding preprotein translocase subunit SecG, producing the protein MQILEFVLQVLLGITSLLLTLLILLHKGRGGGLSDMFGGGMTSALGSSGLAERNLNRFTVVLSLVWFASIVALGLITKFQAI; encoded by the coding sequence GTGCAGATCCTCGAGTTCGTCCTGCAGGTGCTTCTCGGCATCACGAGTCTCCTGCTGACCCTTCTCATCCTGCTCCACAAGGGCCGCGGTGGCGGCCTCTCCGACATGTTCGGCGGCGGCATGACGTCCGCTCTCGGCTCGTCGGGCCTGGCAGAGCGCAACCTCAATCGCTTCACCGTGGTGCTCTCGCTGGTGTGGTTCGCGTCCATCGTGGCGCTCGGCCTGATCACGAAGTTCCAGGCCATCTGA
- a CDS encoding RNA polymerase-binding protein RbpA — MATGGNAIRGTRVGAGPMGEQDHGYHAERVAISYWDALGNETVRYFAAGIPEEEIPETIDSPHSGLPAGRDKENPPAVAKSEPYKTHLAYVKERRTEEEAETLLDDALQQLRERRGQG, encoded by the coding sequence ATGGCTACCGGAGGCAACGCGATCCGCGGCACCCGTGTCGGTGCCGGTCCGATGGGCGAGCAGGATCACGGCTACCACGCCGAGCGCGTGGCCATCTCGTACTGGGACGCCCTGGGCAACGAGACGGTCCGCTACTTCGCGGCGGGCATCCCCGAAGAGGAGATCCCCGAGACGATCGACTCGCCGCACTCCGGTCTGCCGGCCGGCCGCGACAAGGAGAACCCTCCCGCTGTCGCCAAGAGCGAGCCGTACAAGACCCACCTCGCGTACGTGAAGGAGCGCCGCACCGAAGAGGAAGCCGAGACGCTCCTTGACGACGCGCTGCAGCAGCTGCGCGAGCGGCGCGGTCAGGGCTGA